The proteins below come from a single bacterium genomic window:
- a CDS encoding glycosyltransferase family 39 protein — protein sequence MAVIPLLNPEHLRFCYLQFAYPVTVLAFCIWLVRLVSLAFHSKLSRQTFVCSFIASLTICALIFQANHSEFRVFADEVELLATSKAMYFDKGVSYQTTSYRDTTRARMSKSDFDIRPTLYPFIVHLFHHGLGYQPQNSIRANGLICFLLLQAIFLFVSQFYGLGGALTATLFVAAHPIVALTATSGGYDLTSTFFLFLSLTLSYQVLQKRSPQLEALLEATLVLLALTRFESVLYSLIIGGFFCWSNVLTPKRGLFFLSPIFLALPVWLRFAKIEHPILRSETKLFSFESFLSNNLVFLKSLTSFGVETFPFSPALHLTGLFGLGLLGVKLFQQRKNISSSTKMFALLLSTVSVTFWIIITAHFWSKITDPFVYRHYLPVTLVLSILALPAVVLVLRKLRANLILASVLALFVFVLSVPKAMQLTSMRNGRFAARYYQALEYLKQSKQEKILVIGAVPLQYTVNGFDALDFLGANHQAQKIIELKQQKIYDRVFVVQTFYPTKQRIKNNERLSKSLADRAVRHHEEVLEYYKRELDEPWLKISEII from the coding sequence GTGGCAGTTATCCCACTACTAAACCCTGAGCACTTGAGGTTTTGCTATTTACAGTTTGCTTATCCAGTAACAGTGTTAGCTTTTTGTATTTGGTTAGTTCGATTAGTTAGCCTAGCTTTTCACAGTAAACTTTCACGTCAGACTTTTGTTTGTAGTTTTATTGCTAGCCTGACAATTTGCGCCTTAATTTTTCAAGCAAATCATAGTGAATTTAGAGTTTTTGCTGATGAAGTAGAATTGCTTGCGACTTCTAAGGCAATGTATTTTGACAAGGGAGTTTCTTATCAAACAACTAGCTATCGTGATACGACCAGAGCGAGAATGTCAAAATCAGATTTTGACATTCGACCGACACTCTATCCTTTTATCGTCCATCTCTTTCACCACGGCCTAGGATATCAACCGCAAAACTCAATTCGAGCAAATGGGCTAATTTGTTTCCTCTTACTACAGGCAATTTTCCTTTTTGTAAGTCAATTTTATGGCCTGGGTGGCGCTCTTACCGCGACACTTTTTGTTGCCGCGCATCCGATTGTTGCATTAACGGCGACTTCTGGCGGCTATGACTTAACGTCTACGTTTTTTCTTTTTTTATCGCTGACGTTAAGTTACCAAGTTCTACAGAAAAGGTCTCCGCAGCTTGAAGCTTTGCTCGAGGCGACTTTAGTGTTACTAGCACTGACACGTTTTGAATCCGTCTTATATAGCCTAATCATTGGCGGGTTTTTCTGCTGGAGCAATGTATTGACGCCTAAGCGAGGACTTTTTTTTCTAAGTCCGATTTTCTTAGCACTGCCAGTGTGGCTGCGTTTTGCAAAGATTGAGCATCCGATTTTACGTAGTGAAACAAAGCTTTTTTCGTTTGAGTCATTTCTTTCGAATAATCTTGTTTTCTTAAAAAGCCTCACCTCTTTTGGTGTTGAAACATTTCCCTTTAGTCCAGCATTACATCTGACAGGACTCTTTGGTTTGGGCCTACTCGGCGTTAAATTATTTCAGCAACGAAAAAATATTAGTTCCAGCACGAAAATGTTTGCATTGTTACTTTCGACTGTAAGCGTGACTTTTTGGATAATTATCACTGCCCATTTTTGGTCTAAAATTACAGATCCGTTCGTCTATCGACATTACTTGCCAGTTACCTTAGTGCTCTCAATTTTAGCACTTCCTGCAGTTGTGCTAGTACTCAGAAAATTGAGGGCAAACTTAATTTTGGCCTCAGTTCTAGCACTGTTTGTTTTCGTGCTTTCAGTCCCCAAGGCAATGCAACTGACTTCCATGCGTAACGGTAGATTTGCTGCCCGTTATTATCAGGCGCTAGAGTATTTAAAGCAGTCAAAGCAGGAGAAAATATTAGTGATTGGCGCTGTGCCTCTGCAATATACGGTCAATGGCTTTGATGCACTTGATTTTTTAGGAGCAAATCACCAAGCGCAGAAAATCATCGAGCTCAAACAGCAGAAAATCTATGATCGAGTCTTTGTTGTTCAGACATTTTATCCAACAAAGCAGAGGATTAAGAATAACGAACGCCTGAGCAAGAGCCTAGCAGATCGTGCAGTTAGGCATCACGAAGAAGTGCTTGAATATTATAAGCGTGAATTAGATGAGCCCTGGCTTAAAATTAGTGAAATTATTTAA
- a CDS encoding YitT family protein: protein MKTKIKNEIKNVLLVTIGVLAAGMGIKGFLLSSNFIDGGVTGVSMLLAKISSIPLFILLPLINLPFIATAYKTLGRAFAIRSICAIGALAFTLAAVPYPDVTPDLLLTAIFGGVFIGAGIAFAMRGGAVLDGTEIAALLISSRFAVLRVGDVILLFNVCLFLLAISTLGVNEALYSILTYFAAAKTLDFVLYGIDEYTAITVISERNTEIRERITIDLKRGATIYKGYGGMSGVEQNILHCVITRLEIGKVKHLIKEVDPQAFLFFHPLSGVEGGVMKSKGIIHHAGNNVG from the coding sequence TTGAAGACCAAAATAAAAAATGAAATTAAAAATGTCTTACTTGTAACGATTGGTGTCCTTGCTGCAGGAATGGGGATTAAGGGGTTCTTGCTATCGAGTAACTTCATCGACGGGGGAGTTACTGGCGTTTCCATGTTGCTTGCTAAAATTTCAAGCATTCCATTATTTATACTGCTGCCACTAATTAATCTGCCATTTATTGCCACAGCCTATAAGACTCTTGGACGTGCTTTTGCAATTAGGAGCATTTGTGCGATTGGAGCACTAGCATTCACTTTAGCAGCTGTTCCCTATCCTGATGTCACACCAGATTTACTACTTACGGCAATCTTTGGCGGGGTTTTTATTGGAGCCGGGATCGCTTTTGCAATGCGTGGTGGCGCTGTGCTTGACGGTACAGAAATCGCAGCGCTTTTAATTTCTAGCCGTTTTGCAGTGCTGCGAGTTGGTGATGTGATCTTATTGTTTAATGTCTGCTTATTTTTGCTCGCCATCAGCACTTTGGGAGTTAATGAAGCATTATACTCAATCTTAACTTATTTTGCAGCCGCAAAAACATTGGATTTTGTGCTTTATGGCATTGATGAATATACAGCAATCACTGTGATTTCAGAGCGTAACACTGAAATCCGGGAACGTATTACAATCGATCTCAAGCGCGGCGCTACAATTTATAAAGGCTATGGAGGGATGAGTGGCGTCGAGCAGAATATCTTACATTGCGTGATCACACGTTTAGAAATTGGCAAGGTCAAGCATTTGATTAAGGAAGTAGACCCACAAGCGTTTTTGTTTTTTCATCCATTATCTGGCGTTGAAGGCGGAGTCATGAAAAGTAAGGGGATTATTCACCATGCAGGAAATAACGTGGGCTGA
- a CDS encoding tRNA-binding protein yields the protein MQEITWADFERVELRVGTIIEVEDFPQARKPAYKLKIDFGEFGIKQSSAQITTHYAKAELIGKQILGVINFPNKQIANFFSECLTTGLPDETGAVVLVSPDKKVPNGAKLF from the coding sequence ATGCAGGAAATAACGTGGGCTGATTTTGAGAGAGTTGAGTTAAGAGTGGGCACGATTATTGAAGTTGAGGATTTCCCGCAAGCTCGTAAGCCTGCATATAAGCTCAAGATTGATTTCGGTGAATTTGGCATTAAGCAATCAAGTGCACAAATCACAACGCATTATGCCAAGGCAGAACTTATCGGTAAGCAAATCCTAGGCGTGATTAATTTCCCCAACAAGCAAATTGCCAATTTTTTCTCTGAATGTTTGACCACTGGACTTCCTGATGAAACTGGCGCAGTTGTCTTGGTGAGCCCTGACAAGAAAGTTCCAAATGGCGCTAAGCTCTTTTAG
- a CDS encoding serine hydroxymethyltransferase: protein MGLNNFSKNATLLKETDPEIYNAIIGEEQREYEGIELIPSENYTYPEVFVANGSVLTNKYAEGYPKRRYYGGQTYTDIVESIAIERAKQVFRAEHANVQPLSGSPMNQAVYLAFCKPGDTILGMDLSHGGHLTHGAPVSHMGNIFNFVRYKTDPENQGKIDFDELAKVAREHKPKIVLCGYTSYPRDYDYADFKKIADEIGAITMADVSHIGGLIAGGAMRNPMDYGFDIMTTTTHKSLRGPRAGMILCKEKFAKAIDKSVFPGLQGGPHMHTIAAIAITLGKALQPEFKQYAAQVIKNSKVLAETLMGQGCKLITNGTDNHMSVMNTVKSFGIDGKLAEEVLDQVLITTNKQVIPDDPNPPLKPSGIRLGTPAATARGMKESEMKKLGNWMVQALKHHTESTTLESIKQEVKAFCRNYPIPGM, encoded by the coding sequence ATGGGCCTTAACAATTTCAGTAAAAACGCAACACTACTTAAAGAAACAGATCCAGAAATATATAATGCCATTATTGGAGAAGAACAGCGCGAATACGAAGGCATCGAATTAATCCCATCTGAAAACTACACCTATCCTGAGGTATTTGTCGCCAATGGATCCGTTTTGACAAATAAGTATGCAGAAGGTTACCCCAAAAGACGCTACTACGGCGGACAGACTTATACTGATATTGTAGAAAGTATCGCAATCGAGCGTGCTAAGCAGGTTTTTCGTGCTGAGCACGCCAATGTTCAACCACTTTCTGGTTCGCCAATGAACCAAGCCGTATACCTGGCTTTTTGTAAGCCTGGGGACACAATTTTAGGGATGGATCTCTCCCACGGCGGACACTTAACGCATGGCGCTCCTGTGTCACACATGGGCAATATTTTTAACTTCGTTCGTTACAAAACAGATCCGGAAAATCAAGGTAAAATTGACTTTGACGAACTTGCCAAAGTGGCACGAGAGCACAAACCTAAAATTGTACTTTGCGGTTACACCTCTTATCCGCGCGATTATGACTACGCTGACTTTAAGAAAATCGCCGATGAAATTGGCGCAATTACAATGGCAGATGTTTCACACATTGGTGGTTTAATTGCTGGTGGTGCAATGCGAAACCCCATGGACTACGGCTTTGATATCATGACCACAACAACTCATAAATCATTACGCGGACCACGGGCCGGAATGATTTTATGTAAAGAGAAATTCGCAAAAGCGATTGATAAGTCAGTTTTCCCGGGGTTGCAAGGTGGACCACACATGCATACTATTGCCGCAATTGCGATCACCTTAGGGAAGGCTTTACAACCTGAGTTTAAACAGTACGCTGCGCAAGTTATAAAAAACTCTAAAGTGTTGGCAGAAACATTGATGGGTCAAGGCTGTAAGTTAATTACCAATGGCACCGACAATCACATGTCTGTGATGAACACAGTTAAAAGTTTCGGAATTGATGGGAAATTAGCTGAAGAAGTTTTAGACCAGGTCTTAATAACAACAAACAAACAAGTTATTCCGGATGATCCAAACCCACCGCTTAAGCCCAGCGGCATTCGCCTAGGCACTCCTGCTGCTACGGCGCGTGGTATGAAAGAAAGTGAAATGAAAAAACTCGGTAACTGGATGGTCCAAGCTTTAAAACATCATACTGAGTCAACCACGCTAGAATCAATCAAGCAAGAAGTTAAGGCGTTTTGTCGTAATTATCCGATCCCAGGAATGTAA
- a CDS encoding CBS domain-containing protein, which produces MKFETLKAKDIMISPVLTVAESSSLAETWKLFSENKITGAGVIDEEGEFVGVISQTDILRETAAESLEGFAHTLYYMELPYLEGNYWPSQTNTLEEITVGEVMNSEPVCADVSSTVPELATLMRNHKIHRVFITEKGKLAGIVSTMDMIKILECQ; this is translated from the coding sequence ATGAAATTTGAAACACTTAAAGCTAAAGACATTATGATTTCTCCTGTTTTAACAGTAGCAGAATCAAGTAGTTTGGCTGAAACATGGAAATTATTTTCAGAGAATAAAATTACCGGTGCTGGCGTTATAGATGAAGAGGGCGAATTCGTTGGGGTTATTTCACAAACCGATATCCTCAGAGAAACAGCCGCGGAATCATTAGAAGGCTTCGCGCATACACTTTACTATATGGAACTCCCGTATTTGGAAGGAAATTATTGGCCTTCACAGACTAATACTCTCGAGGAAATTACAGTTGGTGAAGTTATGAACTCTGAACCTGTATGTGCGGATGTTTCCAGCACAGTCCCTGAGCTTGCGACACTGATGAGAAATCACAAAATTCATCGAGTTTTTATTACAGAAAAGGGCAAGCTTGCAGGCATCGTTTCAACTATGGATATGATTAAGATCCTTGAATGCCAGTAA